A region of the Polynucleobacter asymbioticus genome:
GGCAGCTGGTGTGTCCACTGTAATACGCACCATCTCAGAGCCAGCTCGAGCCAGTTCTTTAATCTGAATGGCAGTAGCAATTGCATCCGCAGTATCGGTATTAGTCATCGACTGCACACGGACTGGCGCATCGCCACCAATCGTAATGATGTTGGTTTTCCAGGCTACGGTAGCCTGACGTGTAGCTCTTTTAGGCGATGGGCCTAAAGGCAGTTTTGGGAGATTGCTAGATGAGTTACTCATAGGACTTTTTTATGAAATCAGTCGTCTAATCTTTTGAGCCATTGCACTGAGCGCTCAGGCTGGTACTCTGGCTCATCTTCTTGCTGATCAAGATCTTCAACATCATCATCTTGATCGAGCTTAATCTGTTTGTCATGCACAGCACGCTCGCGTACTCGGGTGCGATCGACTACATCACCTGCCAATTGGCCACAGGCTGCGGCAATATCATCACCGCGGGTTTTACGAACTGTTGCCACCATGCCAGCATCTAACAAAATACTAGCGAAGGCATGTACACGCTGCGCTGATGAGCGCGTTAATCCAGACTCTGGGAATGGATTAAATGGAATGAGGTTGATCTTGCACTTGATGTTCGCCAATAAGCGCACCAACTCTTTTGCCTGAATATCAGAATCATTGACACCATCAAGCATGCAGTATTCAAAGGTTAAGAAATCCCTTGGGGCAAACGGTAAATACCGTTCGCACGCAGCAAGCAATTCTCTTAATGGGTATTTTTGATTGAGTGGAACGAGTTGATCGCGTAGTTTGTCATTAGGGGCATGCAGTGATACCGCTAATGCCACTGGGCAATCTTGTGCCAAGCGGTCAATCATGGGTACTACGCCAGATGTCGATAGCGTTACGCGACGACGTGATAAACCGTAGGCCCTGTCATCGAGCATTAAACGCAAAGCGGTGACAACATTGTCATAGTTGAGCAAAGGCTCACCCATACCCATCAGCACCACATTGGAAATCACGCGACCGGTGTGCTCCCAGCCTGGGGTTGGGTATTTCTCAATACGACGCACCGCATTCGGATCAGTACGGAGTAAATGCTCTGCAAACCAGAGTTGGCCAATGATTTCACCAGCGGTGAGGTTGCGCGAGAAGCCTTGATGCCCTGTTGAGCAAAAACGGCAATTGACTGCACAACCAGCCTGAGATGAAATGCACAAGGTGCCACGATCATCTTCAGGAATAAATACCGACTCCACAGCATTGCCAGCACCAACATCTAGTAACCACTTACGGGTACCGTCTGCTGCATGCTCATCTTTAATCACTGGGAGGGAAAGCACTTCTGCTTTATCCAGCAAAGTTGCTCTAAAGCTTTTTGCTAGATCACTCATGTCGTTAATGTCAGAAACACCACGTTGGTGTATCCACTGCATGAGTTGCTTCGCCCGAAAGGGCTTTTCGTTCAACCCCGCGACATACGCTGCCATTTGGTCAGCGTCAAAATCTAAGAGATTTACGCGCGGGGAGGTCAATGCGCCTACTTATGTATTAAATAGGTTGTTCGTTAGCAATCGTGAATTAACGATTGAAAACGTTCATGCCAGCGAAGAAGAATGCAACTTCGACAGCAGCAGTTTCAGGAGCATCAGAGCCATGAACAGCGTTTGCATCGATGCTGTCAGCAAAATCAGCACGGATAGTGCCTTTGTCTGCCTTCTTAGGATCGGTAGCACCCATCAAGTCACGGTTCTTAGCAATTGCGCCTTCGCCTTCCAATACCTGAATCATGACAGGACCAGAAATCATGAAGCTCACCAAATCTTTAAAGAAAGGACGTGCAGCGTGCACAGCGTAGAACTGCTCAGCTTCAGCTTGTGACAAATGCGCCATTCTGGACGCAACAATCTTCAAACCAGCAGATTCGAAACGGTCATAGATCTTGCCGATCACGTTTTTTGCTACAGCATCAGGTTTGATAATAGAAAGGGTGCGTTCGATAGCCATGTAAAACTCCAATAGTGATTTCAAAGATTTTGCTGAATTGGCGCTAATATAGACCCGGGGAGAACCTCCTCCCCACTTCCTACGGCGCGCCAGGATTTCAGCGACCCCCGAATTATACATCGGATGACCGTATTTACCCTGATCTGGGCGTAGCTAAGCCATTGAATTTACAGGGCATAACCCTTTAAGTTGTAGTCCTTTTCATAGGGGGCTTGAAATTACCCCATTTTGTCTATACTTACTGACAACAGCTCCTCGAGGGCTCGAGTAATAACTATGAAAAAGGAGTCAATATGAGTGATCTCAACTCTTACGGCTTTGGGCAAACTAGCTCGATCAGCACCCCTCAGATACGCAACCGCGTACTGCGCAACACTTACG
Encoded here:
- the ndk gene encoding nucleoside-diphosphate kinase, whose product is MAIERTLSIIKPDAVAKNVIGKIYDRFESAGLKIVASRMAHLSQAEAEQFYAVHAARPFFKDLVSFMISGPVMIQVLEGEGAIAKNRDLMGATDPKKADKGTIRADFADSIDANAVHGSDAPETAAVEVAFFFAGMNVFNR
- the rlmN gene encoding 23S rRNA (adenine(2503)-C(2))-methyltransferase RlmN — encoded protein: MAAYVAGLNEKPFRAKQLMQWIHQRGVSDINDMSDLAKSFRATLLDKAEVLSLPVIKDEHAADGTRKWLLDVGAGNAVESVFIPEDDRGTLCISSQAGCAVNCRFCSTGHQGFSRNLTAGEIIGQLWFAEHLLRTDPNAVRRIEKYPTPGWEHTGRVISNVVLMGMGEPLLNYDNVVTALRLMLDDRAYGLSRRRVTLSTSGVVPMIDRLAQDCPVALAVSLHAPNDKLRDQLVPLNQKYPLRELLAACERYLPFAPRDFLTFEYCMLDGVNDSDIQAKELVRLLANIKCKINLIPFNPFPESGLTRSSAQRVHAFASILLDAGMVATVRKTRGDDIAAACGQLAGDVVDRTRVRERAVHDKQIKLDQDDDVEDLDQQEDEPEYQPERSVQWLKRLDD